The window ACATGTTGGACATAAACCTATGGGCATTTAAGGCCATAAGATATTATATGACAACTTACTCGGGTAATATCTGACCTTAAATAATATTGTGTACCTCTGTATCCAAGAAAATCCATTGagctttttttccttttgaaaaaagcacaaacaaaaacatatgacaATGAGTTGAATGAGCAACAGGAAATCTAGTAAACGCTCCTGCCTCTTCAAAGTAGATGCATAAACAGTTCTGTACAAGTTATGCTGAATACAACACAGTATCCtaaatatattacaatgtaCCACAGTGGAGACTTCAGTATAGGCTTTGGGGCCTGGGCTTAATGGGTTCCAATATGGAACATCATACAACATGTGAGTATGTTGGCATACCATAATCCCTCAGACTGTATACCGAGAATACTTTTCAGCATTTACCACGCAAGTCGTTCCTTACAGATATTAAACATGCAATTCAAATATCCTCCAATACTGTTATCCCCTTAAACATAAATCTACAGGAATACACAACCGCTACTGTTGAAAACTAACTTGCTCATGAACTTGGTAAATGCAAAGTtggtatggaaaaaaaattacCGAAGTGGAATTGTTtcatatacatattgtacactgtagtatTTTCACTAACACTTACAGCTACCTCCTATTTTTCATTCTCCTTAACTGCACttatatcaaatgtatattatactgtatcttcttttcttttcaattcagATACAGGCTGGTAGCCCTACATCTTACTACTGTGTGtagatacagtggactcccgttataacgaagtcctcgggaccggcagttttctttcgttataacaaaattttgctataaccgaatgaataaacaataaaaatacatctatagagttgataattttgcggccctaaattttatttcgttgtaaccggaatttcgttataaccgtgttcgttataacgggagtgcactgtattgacAAGTTCATACTACGTTTTTGAAAATGGCACTTGGAATAgaaggaaaacagaaaaatatataatactATCAGAATCCTATAATAGTTACCAATAGAtcaaccccccattttcttttctttcctttttttttttttttttttgataagtcGACTCTATGGAAGCACACACTGACCACTTCGTGCAGACGCTGCTACTGAAGGGCAGTAGTACCAGTACAACAAAACACCTTCAAAATGATCTCACAAGAAAATTGGAGAAGCAATGACAAATACAAATCTGACAATGTCCATGTAATATAAAAATGCAGGTGTGCATGGTGAATGGCTGTATGGTTTTCACAAAACACAGTACaaatctatttaaaaaaaagaaataaaatgaaataaaatacacgtgtctaaaacaaaaaatacagaaatatagTCTAATTTTTGTGCTTCAATATAAACATCtgttcaatttaaaaaaaaaaaaaataagtcacaTAATGATGATTTCTATACAGGGTGGCCTAGAAAGAACGGAATACCTatgatctttaatttcagcaatattgttgcaaatataATGTCATTATTTCGCACACTGTCGGAAAGGCCATCCTTTTTTTCCAATAACATGATACcatattctttaattttggtttatgtgttatgattttaggaccatttttgtcaacccttgcaattttcaaagtGTGATcatttgcactctcagagataccgaaaccagcgagaatttggcttgccatagaaccagtagcATTCACAATGACATTCACATTATTCACAATGATAGCGGACAATGACAATTACACCTTCCGCCCCACATCCCACACATTgtggttctatggcaagccaaattcTCGCTGGTTTCagtatctctgagagtgcaaaatgatcacattttgaaaattgcaagagttgacaaaaatggtcctaataTCATAACACAtaaaccaaaattaaagaatatgGTATCATGTTATTGGAAAAAAGGATGGCCTTTCCAACAGTGTGcgaaataatgacatatttgcaacaatattgctgaaattaaagatcatAGGTATTCCGTTCTTTCTAGGCCACCCTGTAAAGAAATCATCATTAtgtcacttatttttttttataacgcattaaccaaaattaaagaatttggtgtcattctattggaaaaagaatgacttttccaatagtatgcaagataatgacatatttgcaacaatattgctAAAATTAAAGATCTTTTAGGTGCTTCCGGTCTTTCTGGGccacactgtatgtatgtatacatatactgtaaaacaaggaatgttcgcgtgcattttaatttcatgaatttcgcgagcgccaagattcgcgaaattaaaatgcacgcgaaatttcttatctacactatatgttttgaacgccagtggcaagtcgcgaaaatttcatgccacgaaaaaggccgtcggctccaattcgtgaaaatttcatgccgcaaatatatcatgttttacagtatattattAGCGAAAGGAACCCTTTTCTTCACTGTACCCTTGTTTTGTCATTATGTAAGCACATACATCTACAGGGACAGGAAGATTTCTACCATCTATCCTGGTATGGGAGTTAAATTGCAATTCTtcaaacttgaataactctttTGAGAACAACACAATTCATTAACATAGACACATACCTTTTATGGACAAAGCAGACACAAACATGCACCAATTCAATCTGGTGAAGAAATActtgtacattatacacatatgtacatgtacttgcttTGTTTTAAACTCTGCCCTCCAACCAAAGAAAAGTGACTCAAGCAAATAAACCTGCACTTGTTTCAATTGCATATAAAGTCACACCTGTCTACTTACAATGAATCAAGCTATCAATACGTTTAACCAAGGAAACGTAAAACATATTTCGAcaagttttcattaaaaatcaaTGCTGTTGTAAATAGCATAGTTGTGTGACATACAGTAAGATAATTATCATATTAAGATATATTCAATAAGATAAGCATAACCAACTCTAAAtgtctactttcttttgctATACAATGTGTACTTGTAAATCAACATGGGCAATAACCATTTCTGCATGCCCCTAATGCCTACAGTTACATGTAGATGTCTTGCCATCCTTGTCTATGACAAACAACTTGAGTGAATATTAACTTTGTATCTTGTACCCTATTTCTTCCTCCTTCAGATGGCTGAAAGTAACCATCTGCAAATCTTCCAAAACCACTGCTATTGGCATACTTCCTGATTaagtatctttaaaaaaatacaatcattgTCTTTAGTATACATGAGTGACATATAGAATTTTGACTGTTTCTGGTGACCCATTTCTTTCTTCAGATAGCTAAAAGTAAATACCCATTTTCAAATCTTCCAATTTCGTTGTTGTTAATTGGCATATTCCCTGATCAATTACttacaaaataaattcaaaggCAGTGAGTTCCAATTAGGATAGTGAATTTGCATCCTGAACACAATTTGTCTTCTTCAAAGCAGTGACAGAATGTAGTCACTTCAACATTAAGTGAGAGTCAAAGCTCAGTCTAATTAGCTGCATACGGTTTGTATTTCTTCACGTACCTGGTGATGTAGTGCAGGGCAATTTGGAGGTTTCTTTTGATGATACAAGTGTGGAGTTCCACACCAAAGTTGGTCCGAATGACATCTGAAATGGAAAAGATCCTGCTCATATAAAAAGCTGATGTGATATTACAGGAATTATGAAAAGACAATTCACACAACAAGCATTTCTTACAAAAGATATGTAGAGtccagtacatgtataagtcAATATAatccatatgtgacccgctccaacaaaaggatccgaaagtcgggggaggatattttctgaaaatggcatgatgttattcctgtactcttctactttaatttgatatatagcacaactcataaatgtACTTGGTtgcagagatatcgatgattttatcagcgcatgtcaagtggttgaggaaatcagagttttgagaaaaacgccttcaaagttctCCTTCTGATGCTATCATGGTCatggggaggcgagacagttttcaccgctcgacaatagaaggcacgctcctagcgacctccgccaTGTTCAGTCAAGCTTAgtgccagcggtctacgcacgaccaatcggTAATCAGGAttccacgcactgaccaataagatcactccctcgttgctaggggtggcgctaaatccaaatcttccgACACGTTTCTCTtacattgaaagtcggaaaatcatgacccagaaaaacgctaatttcttgcctttcctttaatcatttagcttcgaaatttcggcagaggATGGACAAAACATTACACTACAATGTAcgaaattatgccaaaaacagaaatccaattgttttgaccaattttgatgatgtgaattcaaactcgattttctcggctcggccgtcagcaactttaggatccttttgttgtagcgggtcacatatttgttaaatatttctgGCTGAAGGCCATCATCAtcttgaatataattatgtgatcttgcatcataaaacgaacaaaaagtcgccacaaATGGATTTTTAGTTCAAAGAGATTCTCAAAGAGCatactttaaccctaactaggccgggggcccccctcgacgtttcacgcgatgtatcgctatcacgagaagctatcgccgcgacatttcatgacttttgacaccaaatttgcgatgcccgggtgcgcggttccgaagttgcgcataaatatgcacgtgcatgtcagaccaaaaattgctcaaaaatgtgaatttgtgtacaatttcaatgcaaactgtgtttacaggcaaatttcataaaagcatgattattttggggttttattgattaaaatcaattaataacatattttcttgtttggaaCAATGTCGcagacaaatttcattgaaaaaaaaatgaactagaaatgtcgctttggcgactggtatgcctccgccataatgcatgattttcccaataggtctagatagtacatgtggacaatgtgtgattacattttcacaaattggcaaaatattgaaatgacaaatttgtcacaaatgtgttgaatgttcatcttccttgacctaggtttaattggatgaataggagagcatgtatctagggatttaaggactttaactcgactttgacccatccaTACATTTAggccttgaccctaaaattcagaagataatcactttcaggtagaacatgcataatatgtactatgtttcaagaaaacttgagccacttccgagatatggaggaaaaagttagttcagcactttcacttgatctttgaccttttgacctttgaggcaaaaaaagaagaaaaaaaaaactttccagagaatttctattaggttacacatgtatgcatacaccaagtgtaaaaaaaaaaaaaaaataaccctgctggcattgcatgataggagggaaatagtaaaattttgaagtgttgcacttgacctttgacccccgacttttgaccccatgaaccctacattctctagataatcacttccagtcagtacatgtatatactatgttccatgaagataccttgaacaattttcaaaggtatacatggagaaaaaaaaagaagttttaatatttttacttgaccttttgacctttgacctttgacctcatgacccaaactttcaccagagaatcttaattgggaaatacatgtatacactaagtttcaagaaaatatcttcaggcattcaatagatatggtagaaatagtgaagttttatgtatttgaccctgaccctttgacctttgacctcatgacccaaactttcaccagagaatcttaattgggtaatacatgtatacactaagtttcaagaaaatatcttcaggcattcaatagatatggtggaaacagtgaaattttatgtatttgaccttgaccttttgacctttgaccttgagcatgtgcacccaaaagttgataggcacaacttcaccccctaatacacatacatgccaagtttcattaggatacctcaacaggttttgatagttaccttgtccacaaaattcattacagacggacggaaggacggacggacggacaacccgaaaacataatgcctccggcaccacttcgtggcggaggcataaaaacaaagttaaaaaaaacaaggaaatacataagaaattaaaaaaacaataaaatacttattTTTCTGATTCCGcaattttttctcttacatttgctaaggacactaaaaagaatatttacacaaaaatgtgcctgtttagagctttatttagtgatttataccaaattgtttgatttaattcatgcatgaattagcataatttagtgtaaattacaatttttgaaaaaaatcaacttcatggtgctttagattacatcatagacaatgtgtgtgccaattttcgtcgcgatcgcacggtcgacggccgagatcccCCCGCTCTgtcatctacctaaatagcccagcctagttagggttaagctTCAAAATAGATatttaactcaattcaaatagcCTCTCCTAACCTATCATAAATATTGGAAGGAGTGCAGATCACTCTCTGGAAAATGTGACCTGAGAAAAGAGCctctgaagtacagagtctACTCAAGTGCTTAAtttttaccaagccatgctagctgtgcaaaGAATGCgaccacaaaaaagaaagaaaaaggatttACACCATGTAAACCACCACAGCAGCAATAATGAGGGAATATCAGatcaagctgaaattgagcatgctctatcaacacattctttccatgattaatgtcaactttcaaagcagtcgTAACATCCTGTCAAAAGATATCAGTGTTGAGAATGaaagtgtgtaaaggatttttaaGACCTAATAGGGGCTtctaagacatacctaatcactACTATTCTTCAGAAAGAAAAGTGTTCTGGCAAAACTgctaaaacacactttccagttcattttatgatctcaAACATACTATAGACGAATACAGTGTAGCtccatcagaaaatattactaTTATGTAAATCTCAAGATTGACAACATTGGCCTGTTTCACCTATTTTGTGtcttcatgtaaaatcaagtggACCaaccttttgttggttttgtaaaGCACAGTCTCAGATGGTCATTTTTACATTGAAAGGGTGTAACTCTGGGGTGggaagggtaaaaaaaaaatagaagttaCGTACATCTCCATCGTAATATTTGCTGTTACTTTGCGTAGGAATGTGTaatattttttaatcttataATTCTGGAGCTTAATCCTTAGgttaagggactgtacagttccgGTTGAGGTGATcggaggattcaggtttataacatttatGGTGAGAGGGGgcctggggcccccaggtgggacatggtgcccatttgaacaaattgagatcctatccccctaagGATGCTACCTGGTGAAAATCACTAATGGGGtcctcaagtagaagatgaaattgtACACTTTAGGCCCCATTAAGACCCCTCCCCCAACCCTTCATTGATCCACAGgcagaaaattttcctgcgtACTGAAAAATCCCTACCCACAACAATCCCACGTAGCTTacccagaaaggtgtgacagggcctttttgTAGATTACGAGTTAAGACCAGAATACCATCTTGCTGATGAAAATCATGAGATAAGACCagaatcattttcaacattttcaattgGCCTTTGACCCCACAACCCCACACATTCCCTGAATAATCACTGTGTAGTAATACATCAAAATTGAATTGTGTTCACGTTTAATTTCACTGCTACTGAGTATGgtgaaaagtgtaatttcagcatacAATAGTGTTATTTTCTATTGCCATTTATCTTTaacacttgacttttgacctaaTGACCAAAAACTTTTTCAAAGGGAATCAATGTCGGTCGATTCATGTACTGATATTGTGCTTCATGAAAATACATATTACAGAGACAACTTAGGGGAAATTAGTGAATTTTATTGCTTTGACTCTGACTTTTGACCCTAAGCTAGAGAGCCCAACAGTTTATAAGCACAGCTTTGTCAAGTCATACAGTATATCAATATAATGTCTAGTTTCATTTAGATACCTGGAACGGTTCCTAAATAAGCACCGTCACTCTTATCGCATTTACTATGGACGGATAgatggacaacctgaaaacatacaATTCCACTTCAATTTTGAGGCAAAGGCCTTAAAATATGAAGACAGTTAAAAAGACTGCGATAACTGACATGAGCCAGGCAGCTGAggagagcaaaaacaaaaacataaacaaaaacaaaaaaaacaaaaaacaaataactgATGGTCCAATACAAGTCATGCTTACCAATAATTGCTGCTATCTTATGTGGATCAAGCCCAGGTTTGACAGATCTTCGACCATGGCAGGAATAACTTCTTCCGTTGATGGAACTATGAAGGAGTTCCTTTACTGTGAACAGATGTAGCAGCAGGACTCTTGCCATGCCAAAAATTGAAGACCGAGCCGTGGTGGACTGGAGAACACTATTGGCAACCTCAACTCCAGTCCCGGGACTGATCTCTACCATGTCCTTCACAGTGGCATATTGAAGAACAGAAGGGGACGAGAaacagatacaaaaaaaaattaaaaaacacaTGTCTTCACCAAAGATTCTtatttaaagcaaattcatACTGCCCTGCGGGTCTAACTTCATCTACAAGTTTACCTTTCCTGCATTTCTTGCTGACTTTCAAGGACCTCCatggggcatggtgtccatttccACATTCTACCACCCTGGCAATAAACTGCTAACCAAGTTTGCAGATAGACTTACAGTTATGTTTCAAAGAGAATTACATCAAAACTTGAAAACTGGCTGCAAACATGATCATGGTCCAACACTGCCACCCCTGAGTCTGccataaacaaacttgaatgTACATTCCCcattaaattttgtattcaCTTAGACCATTTGTCGTTTTatagaagattttttttaattggctCGGGTGGGCTAAAGAGCTGCTAGAAattcctttaagagtgaatgtTATTTTTCACATCCAGACAGTAAAAATATGAAGCACAGGAAAAAGACGTCCATTACTAGTCTCACCTCACTTtctgaagtaaaaatttgatcCTGGGGAGAGCAATGAAGCATGTCCGGTTTGATGCAAAATTTGCGATTATGAAGTGCTTTCCTGGCCTTCTTTGGAGGAACTTTAGGGGGAGCAACTGTTGTGTAGGTCTGTTTTGAAAGAGATTTCATGGTTGTGGTTACACTCGTTGCCTTGTCATCCGAGTTTCCACTTTCACTATGCATATCAGCAATATGAGTAGCTTCTGAGTCCTCAGCAGTGGGGTAAAGCATGGTGGAACTGGAGGCACAGTCATCTGCAGCACATCCACTGTCAGTCTCCACACTAGTTGGACTGACATCAGCCATGGGTTGTTGGAACAGCTCTGGTGGTTTTGGAATTTCCATCACAGTGGCATCTTCCTCTGCAGATACAGACACACTGGCTGGCTGTGACAGAGGCAGGACATCTGCCAGGGACCGCACTTTCACTATACAGGGAGAGCTAGTTTGTCCCGGAATGGCATTGTCTTCAGGAGCACTTGCACTAGCAGCTGTCGATGTTACCTGGACGAACGGACTCCTAGTAGAGCCAGCAAGCAGCTTCCCTTGCAGACTGGCTTGCATCGGCTTAGAGCCCATTACACTTGGTTTCAGCTGGACAGCTATGCCATGTAAAAGATGCTGACAGGGCAAAGTGGTTTTTCCGGTCAGAACTGGAAAGCCCTCAGAGAGTGGCTGGCTGGAGCAGTGCAAGGGTTCCTTTATGGATGAAGCAAACTTTTGACACCTGATCCCTGGTTGCCCATCACTACCCTGACTTGCATACAATGTGGGCATCTCCTGATTGATGCTGGAGAAGAGATTCCTGAAAGAACACTCCCTTGGTCCATCTGGCCCCTGAGGAAGCATCCCAAACTCTAGTTCTGACCCTTCAGCTGCAGTGGACGAAGTGACTCCAGTCATCAAGAGCGGTGGATCGTCAATTGAACCAGTGGCCTCTGGTGATGTCTGCCTGTGCTGTACTGGGTGTGCAAAGAGCCTTTGCTCACTGGAACTGCTTGAGGTGCCCTGATACAAGCCTTCGGAAACATAACTGATAGGGGCTGACTCTGCTCCTCTATCTCCCTGTGGTTGGGTCTCTACAAAGTGGttaaacaaacacataaatttAAAATCAACACTGATCTAAAGCTAATCTGAATCCAGTATCTCAACAAAGTggcaccaattttttttttttttcacaaat of the Diadema setosum chromosome 16, eeDiaSeto1, whole genome shotgun sequence genome contains:
- the LOC140239923 gene encoding uncharacterized protein isoform X1, with the translated sequence MSAYGNTSQGPSAMEWNSEDIYHLLEENYRLRRDLGNLKKRLKWALETQPQGDRGAESAPISYVSEGLYQGTSSSSSEQRLFAHPVQHRQTSPEATGSIDDPPLLMTGVTSSTAAEGSELEFGMLPQGPDGPRECSFRNLFSSINQEMPTLYASQGSDGQPGIRCQKFASSIKEPLHCSSQPLSEGFPVLTGKTTLPCQHLLHGIAVQLKPSVMGSKPMQASLQGKLLAGSTRSPFVQVTSTAASASAPEDNAIPGQTSSPCIVKVRSLADVLPLSQPASVSVSAEEDATVMEIPKPPELFQQPMADVSPTSVETDSGCAADDCASSSTMLYPTAEDSEATHIADMHSESGNSDDKATSVTTTMKSLSKQTYTTVAPPKVPPKKARKALHNRKFCIKPDMLHCSPQDQIFTSESEDMVEISPGTGVEVANSVLQSTTARSSIFGMARVLLLHLFTVKELLHSSINGRSYSCHGRRSVKPGLDPHKIAAIIDVIRTNFGVELHTCIIKRNLQIALHYITRYVKKYKPYAAN
- the LOC140239923 gene encoding uncharacterized protein isoform X2 encodes the protein MEWNSEDIYHLLEENYRLRRDLGNLKKRLKWALETQPQGDRGAESAPISYVSEGLYQGTSSSSSEQRLFAHPVQHRQTSPEATGSIDDPPLLMTGVTSSTAAEGSELEFGMLPQGPDGPRECSFRNLFSSINQEMPTLYASQGSDGQPGIRCQKFASSIKEPLHCSSQPLSEGFPVLTGKTTLPCQHLLHGIAVQLKPSVMGSKPMQASLQGKLLAGSTRSPFVQVTSTAASASAPEDNAIPGQTSSPCIVKVRSLADVLPLSQPASVSVSAEEDATVMEIPKPPELFQQPMADVSPTSVETDSGCAADDCASSSTMLYPTAEDSEATHIADMHSESGNSDDKATSVTTTMKSLSKQTYTTVAPPKVPPKKARKALHNRKFCIKPDMLHCSPQDQIFTSESEDMVEISPGTGVEVANSVLQSTTARSSIFGMARVLLLHLFTVKELLHSSINGRSYSCHGRRSVKPGLDPHKIAAIIDVIRTNFGVELHTCIIKRNLQIALHYITRYVKKYKPYAAN